Proteins encoded in a region of the Vibrio ponticus genome:
- the rep gene encoding DNA helicase Rep: MKLNPGQDQAVKYVSGPCLVLAGAGSGKTRVITNKIAYLVQQCGYKARNIAAVTFTNKAAREMKERVGQTLGKQESKGLMVSTFHTLGLNIIKREHKHLGLKSGFSLFDDQDQLALLKDLTEKQLDGDKDLLRQLMSAISNWKNDMLSPDEAKARAQGEQQQLFAFCFEMYQKQMRAYNALDFDDLILMPVLLLRGNTEVRERWQNKIRYLLVDEYQDTNTSQYELVRLLVGERARFTVVGDDDQSIYSWRGAKPQNLVLLGEDYPSLKLIKLEQNYRSTNRILRCANILIANNPHVYEKALFSELPDGEQLKVLLAKNEEHEAERVTGEIIAHKFLNRTDYRDYAILYRGNHQSRLIEKSLMQNRVPYKLSGGTSFFARAEIKDIMAYLKVLVNPDDDNAFLRIVNTPKREIGPVTLEKLGSYANMRGKSLFEASFELGLEHHLSGRGLENLRRFTTWLVAISDQAERGDTVEAVRSLVRDINYEDWLYETSSSPKAAEMRMKNVSDLYSWIVSDLEGDNYDQEEKTLREVVQRLTLRDMMERSEEDDDSDAVQLMTLHASKGLEFPYVYLIGTEEGILPHQTSIDEDNVEEERRLMYVGITRAQKELTFTMCRERRQYGELIKPTQSRFLDELPFDDVEWEQTKKPVTQEERMAKGQAHIANLRAMFKK, encoded by the coding sequence ATGAAGCTGAACCCCGGACAAGACCAAGCGGTTAAGTATGTGTCAGGCCCTTGCCTAGTATTGGCAGGCGCGGGCTCTGGTAAAACGCGAGTGATCACTAACAAAATTGCTTACTTGGTTCAGCAATGCGGCTATAAAGCTCGCAATATCGCAGCAGTGACCTTTACCAATAAAGCCGCACGTGAAATGAAAGAGCGTGTTGGGCAGACTTTAGGTAAACAAGAGTCGAAAGGGTTGATGGTCTCAACTTTCCACACTCTTGGTCTGAACATCATTAAGCGTGAGCACAAGCATCTCGGTTTGAAATCGGGTTTTTCTCTGTTTGATGATCAAGACCAGTTGGCGCTACTAAAAGATCTCACCGAGAAGCAGTTGGATGGTGACAAAGATTTGTTGCGCCAATTGATGAGTGCTATCTCGAACTGGAAAAATGACATGTTGTCGCCAGATGAAGCCAAAGCGCGTGCTCAGGGTGAGCAACAGCAGCTATTTGCTTTCTGTTTTGAGATGTACCAAAAGCAGATGCGTGCTTATAACGCTTTGGATTTTGATGATCTGATCCTGATGCCAGTATTGCTGCTGCGTGGCAATACAGAGGTACGAGAGCGTTGGCAAAACAAGATTCGCTACCTGCTGGTCGATGAGTACCAAGATACCAACACCAGTCAGTATGAGTTGGTGCGTTTGCTGGTGGGTGAGCGCGCACGTTTTACGGTGGTAGGAGATGATGACCAGTCAATCTACTCATGGCGCGGAGCAAAACCACAAAACTTGGTGTTGCTTGGTGAAGATTATCCAAGTCTTAAGCTGATTAAGTTGGAGCAGAACTACCGTTCAACCAACCGTATTCTGCGCTGTGCCAACATCCTGATTGCCAATAACCCGCACGTGTATGAGAAAGCGCTGTTCTCAGAACTGCCGGATGGCGAGCAACTGAAAGTGTTGTTGGCAAAAAATGAAGAGCATGAGGCGGAACGCGTCACCGGTGAAATCATTGCGCATAAATTCTTAAATCGTACTGATTACCGTGACTATGCGATTTTATATCGTGGTAATCACCAATCGCGTCTGATCGAAAAATCCTTGATGCAAAACCGTGTGCCATACAAGTTATCTGGCGGCACGTCGTTTTTTGCTCGCGCTGAAATCAAAGACATCATGGCTTACCTAAAAGTCTTGGTGAACCCGGATGATGACAACGCCTTCCTACGTATCGTGAATACGCCAAAGCGTGAGATTGGACCGGTCACGTTAGAAAAGCTCGGTAGCTATGCCAATATGCGTGGTAAGAGCTTATTTGAAGCCAGCTTTGAGTTAGGTCTAGAGCATCATCTTTCCGGGCGAGGCTTAGAGAACTTGCGCCGTTTTACTACTTGGCTGGTGGCGATTTCTGATCAAGCCGAGCGTGGTGATACGGTGGAAGCGGTTCGCTCTCTGGTGCGTGATATCAATTACGAAGATTGGTTGTATGAGACCTCATCAAGCCCGAAAGCGGCTGAGATGCGGATGAAGAACGTTTCTGATCTTTACTCTTGGATAGTGTCAGACTTAGAAGGTGATAACTACGACCAAGAAGAGAAGACACTGCGTGAAGTGGTTCAACGTCTCACATTGCGTGACATGATGGAGCGCAGTGAAGAAGATGATGATAGTGATGCGGTGCAGTTGATGACGCTACACGCCTCAAAAGGTTTGGAGTTCCCGTACGTTTATTTGATTGGTACCGAAGAGGGCATTTTGCCGCACCAAACCAGCATTGATGAAGATAACGTTGAAGAGGAGCGCCGCCTGATGTACGTGGGTATTACCCGCGCCCAGAAAGAGCTGACTTTTACTATGTGTCGTGAACGTCGTCAGTATGGTGAACTGATTAAGCCAACTCAGAGTCGTTTTCTCGATGAACTGCCATTTGATGATGTTGAATGGGAGCAAACCAAGAAGCCAGTGACACAAGAAGAACGTATGGCGAAAGGGCAGGCACATATTGCTAACTTACGCGCGATGTTTAAGAAGTAA
- a CDS encoding c-type cytochrome: MDMSRKILTALVAAATFSSATFAANVSQEQYDAIAERIKPVGDVYLAGSEPVAVVPTGPRDGATVYGTFCTACHSTGVSGAPKTGNADDWAPRIAQGRDVLNDHAINGFNAMPAKGSCMDCSDDEIIAAIDHMIEGL; this comes from the coding sequence ATGGATATGTCTCGAAAAATATTAACCGCTTTGGTCGCTGCAGCAACATTTTCTAGCGCTACTTTTGCAGCAAACGTAAGCCAAGAACAATATGATGCGATTGCAGAAAGAATTAAACCTGTTGGTGATGTTTACCTTGCAGGCAGTGAGCCTGTAGCCGTGGTACCAACTGGTCCTCGTGATGGTGCGACTGTTTATGGCACTTTCTGTACGGCTTGTCACTCAACAGGCGTAAGTGGTGCACCGAAAACTGGTAACGCTGATGATTGGGCTCCACGTATTGCCCAAGGTCGTGACGTACTGAATGACCACGCAATCAATGGCTTTAACGCCATGCCAGCCAAAGGCTCTTGTATGGATTGTTCTGACGATGAAATCATCGCCGCGATCGACCATATGATTGAAGGTCTGTAA
- a CDS encoding phosphoethanolamine transferase, whose protein sequence is MMQSRRFSLSYLSITALLALYFALVFNLPIYKELEHIFSQMETVHLGFIISIPFFFWAALNFIFNLFSWPYFTKPFFILLLVSSALVSYAGFNYGTIFDADMITNIMQTDSGEANAYLSAYSVVWFVALGLVPAILLAMVPIRSQSWLKFLGIKLISMVLSVLVIIFIAALYYQDYASVGRNNSYLKHVIVPTQFVGATVKYINKTYFYTPVPYKELGVDAHQSAQALAQAKTKPTLLVLVVGETARSQNYQLNGYPRETNPYTEKLNVVSFQDVRSCGTATAVSLPCMFSLLTHDNYDHDVAVNQDNAIDILKRAGIGMVWEDDDGGDKTVAKHIERQMMNRHRVDATCDGNTCYDMVLLENFEQNVEKLSGNRMIALHLIGSHGPTYYKRYPKEMAFFQPDCPRADIENCSEEQIRNSYDNTIRYTDYVLSQLIERLTQLEDKYNTALIYLSDHGESLGEDGLFLHGAPYAIAPDYQKTVPLIVWMSPEFQATKNIDIDCLKQQAKLTDTHSHDNLFHSLLGVMDVQSEVYQSKLDIFSTCRSKN, encoded by the coding sequence ATGATGCAATCTCGTCGTTTTTCATTATCTTATCTATCGATTACCGCTCTGCTGGCGCTCTATTTTGCTTTGGTGTTCAACTTGCCAATTTATAAAGAGCTGGAACATATTTTTAGCCAAATGGAGACGGTGCATCTTGGTTTTATTATTTCGATCCCCTTTTTCTTCTGGGCAGCACTTAACTTTATTTTTAATCTGTTTAGCTGGCCGTATTTCACCAAACCCTTTTTTATCTTGTTACTGGTTTCATCTGCTTTGGTGAGCTATGCCGGATTTAATTACGGTACTATTTTTGATGCAGATATGATCACCAATATCATGCAAACCGATAGCGGCGAAGCGAACGCTTACTTGAGTGCTTATTCGGTAGTATGGTTTGTTGCTTTAGGTCTTGTACCTGCAATCTTATTGGCGATGGTACCGATACGCTCACAATCTTGGTTGAAGTTCCTGGGTATTAAGCTCATATCTATGGTGCTCTCGGTGTTGGTCATCATATTCATTGCCGCGCTTTATTATCAGGACTACGCCTCTGTTGGGCGCAATAATAGCTATTTGAAGCATGTCATCGTGCCTACACAGTTTGTCGGTGCGACAGTGAAATACATCAACAAAACTTATTTTTATACCCCCGTTCCTTACAAAGAGTTGGGCGTCGATGCCCATCAATCTGCGCAAGCGTTAGCGCAGGCGAAGACCAAACCGACGTTATTGGTATTGGTAGTGGGTGAAACCGCTCGCTCGCAGAATTATCAGCTCAATGGTTACCCGCGTGAAACCAACCCTTACACAGAGAAATTAAATGTCGTCTCATTTCAAGACGTACGCTCATGTGGTACTGCGACCGCGGTTTCTCTGCCTTGTATGTTCTCTCTGTTAACTCACGATAACTATGACCATGATGTGGCAGTGAACCAAGACAATGCGATCGATATTCTTAAGCGTGCTGGCATTGGTATGGTGTGGGAAGATGACGACGGTGGTGATAAAACAGTCGCCAAGCACATTGAGCGTCAAATGATGAATCGTCACCGCGTTGATGCGACTTGTGATGGTAATACTTGTTATGACATGGTGTTGTTGGAAAACTTTGAACAGAATGTGGAGAAGCTCTCCGGTAACCGCATGATCGCGCTGCACTTAATTGGTAGTCATGGGCCAACTTACTACAAGCGTTACCCTAAAGAGATGGCATTCTTCCAGCCTGATTGCCCAAGAGCGGATATTGAAAACTGCAGTGAGGAGCAAATTCGCAATAGTTATGACAATACGATTCGCTATACCGATTATGTACTAAGTCAGTTGATTGAGCGATTAACTCAACTTGAGGATAAGTACAATACCGCGCTGATTTATCTTTCGGATCATGGTGAGTCATTAGGGGAGGATGGGTTGTTTTTGCATGGTGCTCCTTATGCAATTGCCCCTGATTATCAAAAAACCGTGCCATTGATTGTTTGGATGTCACCAGAATTTCAAGCAACAAAAAACATTGATATCGATTGTTTAAAACAGCAGGCGAAGCTGACCGATACCCATTCACATGACAATTTATTCCACTCTTTATTGGGCGTGATGGATGTGCAAAGTGAGGTTTATCAGTCAAAGCTCGATATTTTCTCTACTTGTCGTAGTAAAAATTAG
- a CDS encoding dipeptide ABC transporter ATP-binding protein, producing the protein MSLLEVKNLRIEYPSRHGVHAAVKSLSFNIERGEIVGVVGESGAGKSTVGNAVIDLLSPPGTIAGGEVFLDGEKISGLSPQKMRAVRGSKIGFIFQDPMTSLNPLFTVEQQLKETIHANMNVSDQEAYQRALSLMQQVGIPQPENRLKQYPHQFSGGMRQRVVIAIALAGEPDLIIADEPTTALDVSIQDQILNLIRELCVKNNVGCMLVTHDMGVVSNVTDRVAVMYRGDLVEFGPTAKVLGDPDHSYTRSLISAVPRSDVKLKRFPLVSYIEEATEMEPLDIKNHWLGQSQDQRDYTGALLEVENVNLRFVTKDSLFESRREYVQASNNVSFEVREGETFGLVGESGSGKSTIARVIAGLYQPNSGRVTFEGIDLTSLTSEKERRPMRRQMQMVFQNPYTSMNPRMKVFDIIAEPIRFHKLTRDETETRQIVNDLLDHVGLGVMAGVKYPHEFSGGQRQRISIARALATRPRLLICDEPTSALDVSVQAQILNLLKDLQDELNLTMLFISHDLPVIRQMCDRVGVMQMGTLLEVAPTEQLFTNPQHEYSKQLISLMPEFTGLREEVKTA; encoded by the coding sequence ATGTCACTTTTAGAAGTTAAAAATCTTCGTATTGAATACCCCTCACGTCACGGGGTACATGCCGCGGTAAAGTCACTCTCGTTCAATATTGAACGTGGTGAAATCGTTGGTGTAGTGGGTGAGTCGGGAGCGGGTAAATCCACCGTTGGTAATGCTGTCATCGATCTACTCAGCCCTCCAGGAACCATCGCGGGTGGTGAGGTTTTCTTAGATGGTGAAAAGATTTCCGGTCTTTCGCCACAAAAGATGCGTGCAGTACGTGGCTCTAAGATTGGATTTATCTTTCAAGATCCCATGACTTCTCTCAACCCACTGTTTACGGTTGAGCAGCAATTGAAAGAGACCATTCATGCCAATATGAATGTGTCTGATCAAGAAGCGTATCAGCGCGCGTTATCATTAATGCAGCAAGTAGGCATTCCGCAGCCAGAAAATCGCCTCAAGCAGTATCCGCACCAATTCTCAGGTGGTATGCGCCAGCGTGTGGTGATTGCCATTGCATTGGCGGGTGAACCCGATCTGATTATTGCTGACGAACCGACTACCGCGCTGGATGTGTCCATCCAAGATCAAATCCTTAATCTGATTCGCGAGTTATGCGTTAAGAACAATGTGGGTTGTATGTTGGTAACACACGATATGGGTGTGGTTTCCAATGTGACAGACCGAGTGGCGGTAATGTATCGCGGTGATTTGGTTGAGTTTGGTCCGACAGCAAAAGTGTTGGGCGATCCTGACCATTCTTATACGCGCAGTCTCATTTCTGCTGTACCTCGTTCAGACGTCAAGTTGAAACGCTTTCCACTGGTCAGTTATATCGAAGAAGCCACAGAGATGGAGCCGCTTGATATTAAGAATCACTGGTTAGGACAGAGTCAGGATCAGCGAGATTACACTGGGGCATTGCTTGAAGTTGAAAACGTAAACTTGCGTTTTGTGACTAAAGATTCGCTATTTGAAAGTCGTCGTGAATATGTCCAAGCGTCAAATAATGTCAGCTTTGAAGTGCGAGAGGGTGAAACCTTTGGTCTGGTGGGGGAATCCGGTTCGGGCAAATCGACTATCGCGCGTGTGATTGCTGGTCTGTACCAACCTAATTCAGGACGAGTGACTTTTGAAGGCATTGATCTTACGTCATTGACCTCAGAAAAAGAGCGTCGTCCAATGCGCCGTCAAATGCAGATGGTGTTTCAAAATCCTTATACATCGATGAATCCACGCATGAAAGTGTTCGATATCATCGCAGAACCGATTCGATTTCATAAACTTACGCGCGATGAAACAGAAACGCGACAGATCGTTAACGATCTTTTGGATCATGTTGGTTTGGGGGTTATGGCGGGAGTTAAGTACCCGCACGAGTTCTCAGGCGGTCAGCGTCAGCGTATTTCGATAGCGCGTGCTCTCGCTACACGCCCACGTCTTTTGATTTGTGATGAGCCGACCTCAGCATTAGATGTGTCAGTACAAGCGCAAATTCTAAATCTACTCAAAGATCTGCAAGACGAATTAAATCTGACCATGTTGTTTATTAGCCATGACCTGCCAGTGATTCGCCAAATGTGCGATCGCGTCGGGGTGATGCAAATGGGGACGCTGTTAGAGGTCGCACCGACCGAGCAGTTATTTACCAACCCACAGCATGAGTACAGCAAGCAATTAATTTCATTAATGCCAGAATTTACTGGTTTAAGAGAAGAAGTAAAAACGGCATAA
- a CDS encoding ABC transporter permease — protein MFSFLVKRLFQALIVMFVISLVAFAIQDNLGDPLRELVGQSVSESERQALRDELGLNDPFITKYTRFVGNALQGDLGTSYFFKRPAAEVILDKLVPTLELVFGATLIIIVFSIPLGVYSAIHPKSVFTKVVMAMSSVGISIPVFLTAIMLMYVFSIELGWLPSYGRGDTANVLGWESGYFTLDGLSHLVLPCISLASIMLPLFIRLVRSEMLEVLSSEYIKFAKAKGLNLKKIYYQHALKNTMLPVLTVGGVQIGTMVAYTILTETVFQWPGMGFLFLEAINRVDTPLITAYVIFVGLIFVVTNTIVDLLYGLINPTVNLTGKGA, from the coding sequence ATGTTTTCGTTTCTGGTCAAGCGCCTGTTTCAGGCACTGATAGTGATGTTTGTGATCAGTTTAGTGGCGTTTGCCATTCAAGATAACTTGGGTGATCCGCTACGTGAGCTTGTTGGTCAATCGGTTTCCGAATCCGAACGCCAAGCCTTACGTGACGAGCTCGGCTTGAACGATCCCTTCATTACAAAATATACCCGCTTTGTTGGTAATGCTTTGCAAGGCGATTTAGGCACATCCTATTTCTTCAAACGTCCAGCAGCAGAAGTGATTCTGGATAAGTTAGTACCCACTCTCGAGTTGGTGTTTGGTGCGACGTTAATTATTATTGTTTTCTCTATTCCATTGGGCGTTTACTCCGCGATTCACCCTAAAAGTGTCTTTACCAAAGTGGTGATGGCGATGAGTAGTGTCGGCATATCGATCCCGGTGTTCTTAACCGCGATTATGCTGATGTATGTATTCTCGATTGAGCTTGGCTGGTTGCCTTCCTACGGACGAGGCGATACTGCCAATGTGTTGGGTTGGGAGTCGGGGTATTTCACCCTTGATGGTCTCTCTCATTTAGTTCTGCCATGTATCTCTCTGGCTTCAATTATGTTGCCGCTGTTTATTCGTTTAGTTCGCTCTGAAATGCTTGAAGTGCTTAGCTCGGAATACATTAAGTTCGCGAAAGCGAAAGGGCTTAATCTGAAGAAGATCTACTACCAGCACGCATTGAAGAACACCATGCTACCTGTGCTTACGGTGGGCGGTGTTCAAATCGGTACTATGGTGGCGTATACCATTTTGACTGAAACGGTATTCCAATGGCCGGGTATGGGCTTCTTATTCCTTGAGGCAATTAACCGTGTTGATACGCCACTGATTACCGCTTACGTCATCTTTGTGGGTCTGATATTTGTGGTGACCAATACCATTGTCGACCTGCTATATGGATTGATTAACCCAACCGTGAACTTAACAGGCAAAGGAGCGTAA
- a CDS encoding diacylglycerol kinase: MKPGKTGIARIVDATGYSIKGLGAAWKHEAAFRQEVLLLAILSIVAYCLPVGVVERVLMIGSVAIVVIVELLNSAIEAVVDRVGSEWHELSGRAKDIGSAAVLVALLLALFTWVSIIVEQLV; encoded by the coding sequence GTGAAACCAGGAAAAACAGGTATAGCAAGAATAGTCGATGCAACAGGCTATTCGATAAAGGGACTTGGAGCGGCATGGAAACATGAAGCGGCCTTTCGTCAAGAGGTGCTTTTACTCGCTATTTTATCGATTGTGGCTTACTGCTTGCCCGTCGGCGTGGTAGAGCGAGTGCTGATGATTGGTAGTGTTGCGATAGTTGTTATCGTAGAGCTACTAAACTCAGCTATAGAGGCTGTGGTTGATAGAGTGGGTTCTGAGTGGCATGAACTCAGTGGACGAGCTAAAGATATTGGTTCAGCTGCTGTGTTGGTGGCTTTGTTACTTGCTCTGTTCACCTGGGTATCGATTATTGTGGAGCAACTAGTATGA
- a CDS encoding ABC transporter permease gives MEQTVTAPSRWERFKQSDFLYYFLRDKVAMFSFAVFMMFLVLALAAPIISPTDPYDLSSIDIMDSELPPSWMEEGDERFLLGTDEQGRDILSTILYGSRLSLTIGFLAVGLQLVLGIVIGLSAGYFGGRIDSFLMRFADVQLSFSTMMVAIIVSAIFKASFGSEFYSQYAVVMLVVIIGIAEWPQYARTIRASVLAEKKKEYVEAARVMGFKAPRIMFRHILPNCLSPILVISTVQVANAIMSEAALSFLGLGLPVDQPSLGALISIGFNYIFSGAWWITAFPGIVLVTLVLVINLLGDWLRDVFNPKLYKG, from the coding sequence ATGGAACAGACAGTGACAGCTCCTTCTCGTTGGGAGCGATTCAAACAATCAGATTTTCTCTACTACTTCTTACGCGACAAAGTGGCAATGTTCAGCTTTGCTGTGTTTATGATGTTCTTGGTGTTAGCACTGGCGGCACCGATTATTTCACCAACTGACCCATACGATCTTAGCTCGATTGATATTATGGACTCAGAGCTACCACCGTCATGGATGGAAGAGGGGGATGAACGCTTCTTATTGGGTACAGATGAGCAAGGGCGCGATATTCTTTCTACCATTCTTTATGGTTCACGCTTATCACTGACTATCGGCTTTTTAGCGGTAGGTTTGCAGTTAGTACTTGGTATCGTAATTGGTTTGTCTGCGGGTTACTTTGGCGGGCGCATTGATAGCTTTTTGATGCGTTTTGCTGATGTACAGCTGTCTTTCTCAACCATGATGGTCGCAATTATTGTCTCGGCAATATTTAAGGCGAGCTTCGGTAGCGAGTTTTACAGCCAGTACGCGGTGGTGATGCTGGTGGTGATTATCGGTATTGCTGAGTGGCCACAGTATGCGCGAACTATCCGAGCTTCGGTTTTAGCTGAGAAGAAGAAAGAGTATGTGGAAGCGGCGCGCGTAATGGGCTTTAAAGCGCCTCGTATTATGTTCCGCCATATTCTACCGAACTGCTTATCGCCGATTTTGGTGATTTCAACGGTTCAAGTGGCCAATGCGATCATGTCTGAGGCGGCGCTTTCTTTCCTCGGTTTGGGATTGCCTGTCGATCAGCCATCACTCGGTGCGCTAATCAGTATTGGTTTTAACTACATCTTCTCTGGTGCATGGTGGATAACCGCCTTCCCGGGTATTGTGTTGGTGACGTTAGTACTCGTGATTAACCTGTTAGGTGATTGGTTACGCGATGTATTCAACCCTAAACTGTATAAAGGTTAA
- a CDS encoding ABC transporter substrate-binding protein — MKTMKSKIAVALMAAGLSLSAAAADITVAYDADPVSLDPHEQLSGGTLQMSHMVFDPLVRFTQEMKFEPRLAESWERVDNETMRFNLRKGVKFHSGNELTADDVVWTFDRLKSSPDFKGIFGPLVSLTKVDDYTVEVKTDGTYPLIENVATYIFPMDSKFYTGKTEDGKDKAELVKHGNSFASTNVSGTGPFVISSREQGVKVEFERFADYWDKDAGNVDKITLVPIKEDATRVAALLSGDVDMIAPVSPNDYKRIKSADNVNLYTMPGTRVITFQMNQNSNPALKDVRVRQAITYAINNEGIVKKIMKGAATAAAQQSPVGYAGYNEELKPRYDLKKAKQLMKEAGYEDGFTLTMMAPNNRYVNDDKIAQASAAMLSKIGIKVDLKTMPKAQYWPEFDKCAADMLMIGWHPDTEDSANFTEFLAMTRNADTGKGQYNCGYYSNAEVDKLVEASNTETDLVKRGEMLKQVEATLYDEAAFVPLHWQDPSWAAKSNVDIQPIINGMNFPYFGDLVVK, encoded by the coding sequence ATGAAAACCATGAAGAGCAAAATCGCAGTCGCACTAATGGCGGCAGGCTTGAGCTTAAGTGCAGCCGCAGCTGATATCACAGTCGCTTATGATGCGGATCCAGTATCACTTGATCCCCACGAGCAGTTGTCAGGCGGTACTCTGCAAATGTCACACATGGTATTTGACCCACTAGTACGCTTTACCCAAGAGATGAAATTCGAGCCACGTTTGGCTGAGTCTTGGGAGCGCGTTGATAATGAAACAATGCGCTTCAATCTTCGTAAAGGGGTGAAGTTCCACTCAGGAAATGAGCTTACTGCGGATGACGTAGTATGGACATTCGATCGCCTAAAGAGCTCACCTGACTTTAAAGGTATTTTTGGTCCGCTAGTGTCGCTAACCAAAGTGGATGATTACACCGTTGAAGTAAAAACCGATGGTACTTACCCACTGATTGAAAACGTGGCGACTTACATCTTCCCAATGGATAGCAAGTTCTACACTGGTAAAACGGAAGATGGCAAAGATAAAGCAGAGCTAGTGAAACACGGTAACTCGTTTGCATCGACTAACGTTTCTGGTACGGGTCCATTTGTGATCTCTTCGCGTGAGCAAGGTGTTAAGGTGGAGTTCGAGCGTTTTGCGGATTACTGGGATAAAGATGCCGGTAACGTAGACAAGATCACGCTAGTGCCAATCAAAGAGGACGCGACACGTGTTGCGGCATTGCTTTCTGGTGATGTGGATATGATTGCCCCAGTCTCTCCGAATGATTACAAACGAATTAAGAGCGCGGATAACGTAAACCTATACACCATGCCGGGCACACGTGTAATTACCTTCCAAATGAACCAAAACAGTAATCCTGCTTTGAAAGATGTCCGCGTGCGTCAAGCGATCACTTACGCCATCAATAACGAAGGCATCGTTAAGAAGATTATGAAAGGCGCAGCGACTGCTGCAGCTCAACAGAGCCCTGTCGGTTATGCGGGTTACAACGAAGAGCTGAAACCACGCTACGACTTGAAAAAAGCAAAACAGCTAATGAAAGAGGCGGGTTATGAAGATGGCTTTACGCTAACCATGATGGCGCCAAATAACCGTTATGTGAATGATGACAAGATCGCACAAGCATCAGCGGCAATGCTATCGAAAATTGGCATTAAGGTTGATCTGAAAACCATGCCAAAAGCACAGTACTGGCCTGAGTTTGATAAGTGTGCAGCGGACATGCTGATGATTGGTTGGCACCCAGATACGGAAGATTCAGCAAACTTTACTGAGTTCTTAGCCATGACTCGTAATGCTGATACAGGTAAAGGTCAGTACAACTGTGGTTACTACTCAAATGCCGAAGTGGATAAGCTAGTCGAAGCATCGAATACGGAAACGGATCTGGTGAAACGTGGTGAGATGCTAAAACAAGTCGAAGCGACGCTTTATGATGAAGCGGCGTTTGTACCACTGCACTGGCAAGATCCATCATGGGCGGCGAAGAGCAATGTGGATATTCAACCAATCATCAATGGTATGAACTTCCCATACTTTGGCGACTTAGTGGTTAAGTAA
- a CDS encoding SPOR domain-containing protein, whose amino-acid sequence MDMNLLPFCFKRTQMLTAIALGSACLTLSANAQEVLCDATQASTHELPLLNASCPIGKGLWGKQTPRGSESTFWIQCGVLAKPLSLDQAKVIYQHISTDVWGKIEGKNARCLIGPYQDFATASKELQAVKKLKPYQQAFIREVIKGAPVKKQQAAAISAKPAKPLVPARQSTTILPPVKATKVVTDKPIPNIAKAQPESMEVSIRGEIKLGNLHFKMPYLPFGDNQFYMEYDKPWTRLDFAKANQLCGSLGMKVPNREQWQTLLEADVMKANQWPMYLPYWGADNSALFTTGKMTTTSGNSLLNVMCVG is encoded by the coding sequence ATGGATATGAATTTGCTACCGTTTTGTTTTAAACGCACCCAAATGCTAACTGCAATTGCGTTAGGTAGTGCTTGCCTGACTTTATCCGCAAATGCTCAAGAAGTGCTTTGCGATGCAACTCAAGCTTCAACCCATGAGCTACCGTTACTTAATGCATCTTGCCCAATCGGCAAAGGGCTATGGGGCAAACAAACGCCGCGAGGCAGTGAGTCGACATTCTGGATTCAGTGTGGCGTGCTTGCCAAGCCTTTATCCCTTGATCAAGCAAAAGTGATTTATCAGCACATATCTACCGATGTGTGGGGGAAAATTGAAGGTAAAAACGCGCGCTGTTTGATTGGTCCATATCAAGATTTTGCCACAGCGAGTAAAGAACTTCAGGCAGTCAAAAAGCTTAAACCATATCAACAAGCATTCATTCGTGAAGTGATCAAAGGCGCGCCAGTGAAAAAGCAACAAGCAGCAGCCATCTCTGCTAAACCGGCAAAGCCATTAGTGCCAGCGCGTCAGTCAACGACGATTCTTCCTCCGGTAAAAGCAACCAAAGTGGTTACGGATAAACCAATTCCCAATATCGCTAAAGCACAGCCCGAATCAATGGAAGTATCGATTCGCGGTGAAATCAAACTTGGAAATTTGCATTTTAAAATGCCGTATCTGCCTTTTGGCGATAATCAATTCTATATGGAATATGACAAACCGTGGACTCGGCTTGATTTTGCTAAAGCCAACCAACTGTGTGGTTCATTGGGAATGAAGGTGCCGAATCGCGAGCAGTGGCAAACGCTGCTAGAAGCGGATGTGATGAAAGCCAATCAGTGGCCGATGTATTTACCTTACTGGGGGGCGGATAACTCAGCGTTATTTACCACCGGGAAAATGACAACAACCTCCGGGAACTCGCTGCTTAACGTGATGTGTGTGGGGTGA